The Carassius auratus strain Wakin chromosome 30, ASM336829v1, whole genome shotgun sequence region CATTTGATCAAATGTAATGCATTCCTGCTAAATAAAAATCCCCCAaagtgaccccaaactttttgaaaCAACTAACCTATCTAGTGCTACACAgtgatatatatagcaattatGCCAATGAGTCTTTTACAAATCAGCATTAAAAACAGTATTCTGCTTTTAAATGCCACCTAAGTAACAACAATTCACATCAGCTTTGttcatatacaataaaaatacctGCAAGGACAAAAGCTGCCCGATGTCATCAGGAAGTGATATGAGCTTATTTTCATGCAGGTCCAACACCTTAAGAATTGACACACAGAGATGTTGTCACTGGACAGAAGTGCAAGATGGTTATTTGCTTGGGACTGTTATCTTCAATCAATTTGTCTCACCTTTAAAGTTGCTAAGGCACCAATGAAGCAACCTTTAGGAACAAGTGACCTCAGGTCGTTTCCATGAAGAATTAACACCTGCAATTAAAGTGGAAACTGCTGTGAAAGATCTGATTCCCACCAAAGGTTCAGAGAAAAACACTGCAATAAATAGACTCACTTTCTTCTGGAGGACTTTACATATGGAAAAGGCACTGGAGGGAACCTGCAGACAAGCATTGTGTAAGAACTGCTGCAATATGGATAGAAGCTCAGATATCCAGTAATGATTAATCTTCTGTCTTAGATGAAAATTTCACCAATatgtaaataatgatattaaatcaCCTCTGCAAGCTCACAGGCAGAAATGTCCAGAATATCATCCGCACCTGCTTCTTTGGCCTGCACAAAACAGGCATGTGTGTTATGATTTGAAGCAGTGCACTGTGAAAAAAAGTAGGATGTtgccccccctccaaaaaaaaaaaaaaaaaccactcacCAAGCATAGCTGGTATTCCAGGCGTTTTATGGAATCCTCACTGGGTTTCTTCTTTTTGGAGAACAGAAACATCCTGAGGCAAGTTAGATTTTTTTGCCTAGTCAAACCCCCACAACATCCACAAAAGCCACTGGATGTTAGTGTGACACTTGACTGGCTGGTGTTgacatttccaaaaaaacaaaaaacagaaagagtAGAACAGTGTGAACAAAGTTAAGTATGACaagaaacacacaaataaacacttgttatattataaattatagtcCCTCGATATTCATAGGACtttaaaatgtgactttttgACTAGACTTTGATTGTTGCTGAAACCTGGTCTCGAAGCCAAATAGCtcgtgataaaaaaaatgtacatacctTATGCGAAAAGGCGAATATACTCGATTAACCGCttaattaactaaataatttcattaaaacatGGGCTTCTTcaaatgtttcagttttaatttctAGTCATTGTTACCTAGTTTACTCCCTCACTGGCTGTACACATACACCAGGAACCGAATGTTGTGAATGACGTAATGCTTCGACGCAGTGTGAAAGGTTGTCTAGTTCTCGCGATACTTCGTGGCCTATATATAGGTGGAATCATGGTTTATCGGCCTtttccagtttctcttttgtggTGAAGGTGCAACGCTTTTCGGTCGTCCCGAATCCGGGTTCATCCGACACCCTCACCAATTCAAGTCGAACTGAGCTCAGCTTCATCTGATACACCATGCCTCCTAAATTCGACCCCAACGAGATTAAAGTTGGTATGTGTGGAATACGGTAACCGTTTGACGGATTTTTGATTAGGTCTGAGCGGCCATGTCTGCGGCTTGGCCTCTCGCGTGCTGGGACCGAAATGAGTAGAAAGGTAAAACTACAAAAAGGACCTAACGGTATAGTTTCGTTAAATGATTTAAGATAAGGAGGTTAATGTTCAACATGAGATATTTGTAGTTTATCCTAGGGGCGTGTATTTTAAATGCTATCTATTCTTTGCTAGCTGTAACTCTCCGTGCATGTGACGTTGTGAACCAATCGATCCGACATTGTGAATTTAAAACGCAAAGTCCCTGACTTTATCAATTCTGTGGTCTTTGATAAAGTCCCAGTTTCTTGCTGTATTTTCAGCGCACTCAGGATAGAAAGATGGTGCGTTTCCACGTGCTGCTGCTGTAAAACAACTACTTGAAGCTAAATGTTTAGATATTCCGTAAAGGGTTAAGTCACCCGAAAACTATAGCTATGTattgattactcaccctcacgtcgaCCCAGAAGTGACTCATCATCTGAAcgcaaattaatttttttgataaGATATGAGACCCTCCATAGACGGCACAGCAACCACGACGCTCGGTGCTGGAAAAAGATTCCCTAAAGGATCTTTCCCACCCCAAAGTTTAGGAATAAGATTGTTTTGTAATGTATTGCACAATCTGGTAGTTCTTCAATGAAAGTGTAGTAAAAGTacacaactttattttttttccttctagtGTACATGAGATGCACCGGTGGAGAGGTTGGTGCCACTTCCTCTCTGGCCCCCAAAATTGGACCTTTAGGTCTTGTAAGTATAGCTTGGttcagtttttaatgtttgatCCTATTGTTTATCATAAGTCCCTGCCACTGTCTTGGTCTTTAAAAGTGAAATTGAACAATCCAGTTAAGGCTCCTAGTGACCCTGCCAATGGAAGCAGGGCACGCAATTCCGTGCCGAAAGGCTTGGAACAAACAAGCTGTTGCATCACATTGACGCACTTCCATGCTGTATGCTCATCTTTCACTATTTTTCTCAGTCCCCTAAAAAGGTGGGTGATGACATTGCAAAGGCCACCGGTGACTGGAAGGGCCTCCGAATCACTGTGAAACTGACCATTCAGAACAGGCAAGCAGCGGTAAGCCCTCGAATCGTTTCAGTCTCTACATTTGGCTCTTGCAGTCATCTAGCCTCTAGATACTTAACAGGTTTTGTTGTTGCTTCAGATTGAGGTGGTGCCATCAGCCTCCGCCCTCATCATCAAGGCACTGAAGGAACCTCCCCGTGACAGGAAGAAGGTCAAGAACAGTAAGTAGCTTTTCACCCCACCTCAATAATACACATGACTTTGTGGATTCTGACCTTTTGTGATAATTGTGTAAGCCTCCCGCCACTGTGCaggtctgtaaaagtgactttgtacTGCCAAAGGAAGGCTAATAGTGACCCAGCTCTAGGAAACAGGGCTACCTAACTTAATGGGTGACTCTGTGCCGAAAGGTCTGGAACAAGTTCTATTCCAGTTCTTGCTGGCCAGAATGTTGTTTGACGCACACTGCCGTTCAGAAGTTTGTTCCGAAAGGATGAACTCTTAATTCAGCCAGGAtacattaaactaaataaattgtcAGTAAAAACAACTTATTTTACAAAGTAACACAATTAACTACAAAAAATGGACATGCCTAATGCGAAGAGACAAATAGGCAAATGACTGCTGAATTATGATCAAAACATAAGCTCCTTGATGTTTCCGTACAATTGAATTCAGCTAGGATGCATTCAAGTTTTTCCAAAAGTACACAAGTTTTAAGCATGAGACTTGTCTTAAAATGTTTAGAAGTCTCACTAACCTAAAACTTCTTAAAGTTAATGTAGATGGTATAGAATGCTTATAACAAACTAATATGTGCATGATGTTTGTataatgtttgcatttttctTTTGTAGTTAAGCACTCTGGAAGTGTTTCTTTTGATGAGATCATCAACGTCGCCCGTGTCATGAGGCCACGATCTATTGCCAGGGAACTTAGTGGTATGTATTTATCTGTGAGCAATATTTATCGATCAGCCTCCCGCCACTGTGCTAGTCTGTAAAAGGGACTGTGTACTGTCCAGAGGAGGCTAATAACAACCCAGCTCTAGGAAGCAGGACTAATCAACTCCGTGGTTAACCCTGTGCCAAAAAGACTGGAACATGCATTCTAACCATGTATGAATGAGAGCTTGATTTGGATGACCTTACAAACTGAACTTGTTCTGTTTATCAGGTACCATTAAAGAGATTCTTGGCACAGCTCAGTCTGTGGGCTGCACCATTGATGGTCGCCCTCCCCATGATGTCATTGATGACATCAACAGTGGTAAAATTGAATGCCCAGCTGTAAGTATTAATGTCAtcatgcattggatatgtgtatCTTCTTTATTTGCCTTTTACTTGCTGGTTTTAActgtacattttctttcttgCAGGAGTAAAAAGAGGATCAAAGacaataaaaccatttttaatgaCAAGTCAGTGTTggcgttttatttctttttttatgtctttcTCGGTGGTTGTCAAACAGGAATTAGGATGCTAGAAAACCAAACcaagatgtaatttttttttttttttttcatagtcatACTTTAACTTTAACTCCTCCCAATTTTTCTTTAAGCTTGTAACCGAGTAACACTGTCATAATGCATTACCAGAACACAGGACTATAGGTGCTGGTCatgtaattagaatatcatcaaaaagttgattttatttcactaattccattcaaatagAGAAACTTTTATATTACATACTTTAGTTACACcgacatatttcaaatgtttcagtttaatttttaatcataACTGACAATTAAGGACAATCCCATATTCTGTATCTCGGAAAACTAGAATATAGCTTAAGACCAATGCAAagaggatttttagaaatcttggccaactaaaaagaatgaaaagtgtgagcatgtacagcactcagtacTTAGTTGAGGCTCCTTTTGTTTAAATTACTGCAATGTggtgtggcatggagtggatcagtctgtggcactgctgctcaggtgttatgaaagcccaggttgctctgatagtggccttcagctcttctgcattgctGGGTCTGACGTATCGCATCTTCCTATTCCCAATACCCcttagattttctatggggttagggtcaggtgagtttgctggacaattaagaacagggacaccatggtccttaaaccaggtactggaagctttggcactgtgtgctggTGAAATCTGCATCTCAAAGtttgtcagcagcaggaagcatgaagtgctctaaaatttactggtatatggctgcattgatcttggacctcagaaaacacagtggaccaacaccagcggatcacatggcaccgcaaaccatcactgactgtggaaacgctacactggacctcaagcaacgtggattgtgtgcctctccctTTTGTGTCTTTCCCTCCTTGTGCAAtgtgtcaatggttgtcttttgaacaactgtcaagtcagtagtcttccccatgattgtataGCCCACAGCAGGGTTAATCAAATCTGGTCAAatcaaacatttgaaatatatcagtctgagtggaatgaatgaatatacaagtttcactttttgaatggaattagtgaaatcaactttttgatgatattctaattatatgaccagcacctgtatatgggGGACCTCAAAAAGTACTTCATTGGCTATGAGTGGAATAAATGTATTTAGAAGTACAATATTACATTAAGCAGATACATTGACGAAATAAAagagaacattttaaaattacaactCTTTATTTAAgggaaaataaaaaagctaacaTGTACTCAAATTCCCAAGTTATACAAAGACTCAGTACAAAAGAATGTAAGCTTGGGTATGTGTTGCCCTAGAACAAAAGCCTGACTTTTAAAATGGGAATGGCATAGAATGTTTCACAACTGCAGAAACAAAATGTTTAAGTACTTCAAGCCGCTCACATCTCATTCCTCATAAATCATTAACACACATGAGGTTTTTCCATTTCTTGACTCCAGTAACTGTAAATTTATCAGTAACTGTGTGGGGACTACTGCGTTACGTACAACTGATTAAAGTGAATATGAGGAGACAATGTGCAGTTTCTCTTGAACTATACCTCACTGTATTCAAAGGAGCACCCCGCAGGAAAGTTGCCACAATCGTTTTTGTACAGTTGCTCAATTTCATAAAGTGAAACACTTGTATTCAGTACCATAGGCTTGTCCTTGTCCCACCATTAATGTGGAAACTTTTATTTGCCATGGTTAACAAAAACCAGGACGGACTGAACAAATACAAAAATCCTGCTTGCTCTCAGTTCTCCACATCTTCTTCCTCTCCTTCATTCTCTCCCTCCTGCTCATCATCCATGtgctcttcttcctcttcatctCTACTCTTGTCGTTCTCATCTGTGCTGCTCTTCTTCTCCTTGTCCTTACGTTTTTGCTCAGATGCCTCCTTCTTGCCTTTCTGACCTTTTTTGTAAGCTGAAAGAACACCACATAAACCAGTTATACACATATGTCAGATGCTTTTAAATAATTCATAGCTCTCTGGACCTGAACTCTTCAGTTTCATATAGCATTTACCTTCAAGTGCTTCCCGCAAGGGTTGCAAGAAACGCTCAAACTCCATCTCCTCCATAGCTGACATCACATCTCCAGCGTTGAGTGTCTTCCTTTTTGCTTTCATAGCAAAATTGTTTGCACTGGTGTCAACAAAAAAATGGAGGTTACATTTGGGTAGGTTGCCAGAGCACAGCTTCTCATAAAGAAACTAAACGTCTGACTTACCAAGATGTTGCATAGAGAACGAAAACACTGGCAGCTTGAGATATCGCTCGTCTAGCCTCCTTGGAGACGTTAACGCCATCTGGCAACTGAACACGAAAGAGAACAGGTTGACTGTAtactaataaacaataaaaactgcCTGCAGTGACTGAAAGAGACAATTTACTTAGCACTTTCATTTCTATGGTTTTCTCTAAAGCTGCTTTTCAGCTATTAAACGCGTGCTATATAATAACTAACGTTAGCTGTGTGATGACACTTACTGCCTCCTTTATAATCCGCGTGATGACAGCATTGGGGAGATTGAGGTCCTCTGGTCTCTCGGCCATTACACTGAATACACACTTAAAAGAGATGCAACACGACAATGTAatgtattttggtttattttaaccgATTTGTGCTGTTTAAGATGCCTGATCAGACGTCAAACTGAACAACCGCGAAAACTTTGTGTTAGCTTAGCCGTCTAACTTATCCGAGGGGTGAATTGACATCAGTTACAATCTAAAACGATTGAAGTGCGTTAAATAACGAATTTCGTTACCTTAAATATGCGTGAGATGAAATATCCGCGAATCAGTTCCCTACAAAACAAgcgaatatgtaaaaaaaataatgtgcttCACTGCTCTGCAGCCCGCTCGATCATCCAAACCCATGCGTTAACCTTTCACCTCTCACACTGCTGCTCCTCCAACCAATGAACGGCTCAGTATTAAACATGGAATATACACTGGTGTGCGTGGTTGCATATAAGAGACACTTttacgttttatttataattacacgGAATACCTCAAATGTGAATCTTATGgtcgctttgttttgtttttgtttttttaagtcgcTAACGTTACCAGTAAATCACTACGACAGTTCACATCCTGGTAGTTGTAGTCCTGTCAGTCCTTATTTAGCATACGTTTTGGGGAAAAAGTCAATGCGGTTTAGgcttttattt contains the following coding sequences:
- the rpl12 gene encoding large ribosomal subunit protein uL11 isoform X1 produces the protein MPPKFDPNEIKVVYMRCTGGEVGATSSLAPKIGPLGLSPKKVGDDIAKATGDWKGLRITVKLTIQNRQAAIEVVPSASALIIKALKEPPRDRKKVKNIKHSGSVSFDEIINVARVMRPRSIARELSGTIKEILGTAQSVGCTIDGRPPHDVIDDINSGKIECPAE
- the rpl12 gene encoding large ribosomal subunit protein uL11 isoform X2, encoding MRCTGGEVGATSSLAPKIGPLGLSPKKVGDDIAKATGDWKGLRITVKLTIQNRQAAIEVVPSASALIIKALKEPPRDRKKVKNIKHSGSVSFDEIINVARVMRPRSIARELSGTIKEILGTAQSVGCTIDGRPPHDVIDDINSGKIECPAE
- the pole3 gene encoding DNA polymerase epsilon subunit 3 yields the protein MAERPEDLNLPNAVITRIIKEALPDGVNVSKEARRAISQAASVFVLYATSCANNFAMKAKRKTLNAGDVMSAMEEMEFERFLQPLREALEAYKKGQKGKKEASEQKRKDKEKKSSTDENDKSRDEEEEEHMDDEQEGENEGEEEDVEN